Proteins encoded by one window of Agelaius phoeniceus isolate bAgePho1 chromosome 5, bAgePho1.hap1, whole genome shotgun sequence:
- the NUDT5 gene encoding ADP-sugar pyrophosphatase isoform X2 has product MAAETSTEVAKTAKQSVLKEEVIVERQWLKLSETTYTDPFGKTRTWETVKRTGNKKGVTADGVAVIAVLQRTLHYDCIVLVKQFRPPINGYCLEFPAALCLDPGMSNSTTHIVSVIINGDEAENTRPKQNLEFVEVVSLPKNDLLQRIDELAAEEQLAVDARVYTYALALKHAAEKPLQVPFMKF; this is encoded by the exons ATGGCAGCTGAGACATCCACAGAAGTTGCAAAAACAGCTAAACAGTCCGTGCTTAAGGAAGAG GTCATTGTAGAAAGACAATGGTTGAAGCTTTCAGAAACAACTTACACTGATCCCTTTGGGAAAACCAG AACTTGGGAAACTGTAAAGCGTACTGGGAACAAAAAGGGAGTTACAGCTGATG GTGTGGCAGTGATAGCAGTGCTGCAGAGAACCCTGCACTACGACTGCATTGTCCTGGTGAAACAGTTCAGGCCCCCAATCAATGGCTACTGCTTGGAATTTCCTGCAG CTCTGTGCTTGGACCCAGGAATGTCAAACAGCACAACACACATTGTGAGTGTCATCATAAATGGAGATGAGGCTGAGAACACGAGACCTAAGCAAAACCTTG AATTTGTGGAAGTTGTTTCACTTCCAAAGAATGACCTACTGCAAAGGATTGATG agctggcagcagaggagcagctggcagTAGATGCCAGGGTTTACACTTACGCCTTGGCTCTGAAGCACGCAGCAGAAAAACCGCTCCAAGTTCCTTTCATGAAGTTCTAG
- the NUDT5 gene encoding ADP-sugar pyrophosphatase isoform X3, with translation MSLIKITLTWETVKRTGNKKGVTADGVAVIAVLQRTLHYDCIVLVKQFRPPINGYCLEFPAGLIEENESAESAALRELKEETGYKGEVIECTPALCLDPGMSNSTTHIVSVIINGDEAENTRPKQNLEFVEVVSLPKNDLLQRIDELAAEEQLAVDARVYTYALALKHAAEKPLQVPFMKF, from the exons ATGTCCTTAATTAAAATAACATT AACTTGGGAAACTGTAAAGCGTACTGGGAACAAAAAGGGAGTTACAGCTGATG GTGTGGCAGTGATAGCAGTGCTGCAGAGAACCCTGCACTACGACTGCATTGTCCTGGTGAAACAGTTCAGGCCCCCAATCAATGGCTACTGCTTGGAATTTCCTGCAG GCCTCATTGAGGAAAACGAGTCAGCAGAAAGTGCTGCGCTTCGAGAGCTGAAGGAGGAGACTGGGTACAAGGGGGAAGTCATTGAATGTACTCCAG CTCTGTGCTTGGACCCAGGAATGTCAAACAGCACAACACACATTGTGAGTGTCATCATAAATGGAGATGAGGCTGAGAACACGAGACCTAAGCAAAACCTTG AATTTGTGGAAGTTGTTTCACTTCCAAAGAATGACCTACTGCAAAGGATTGATG agctggcagcagaggagcagctggcagTAGATGCCAGGGTTTACACTTACGCCTTGGCTCTGAAGCACGCAGCAGAAAAACCGCTCCAAGTTCCTTTCATGAAGTTCTAG
- the NUDT5 gene encoding ADP-sugar pyrophosphatase isoform X1 yields MAAETSTEVAKTAKQSVLKEEVIVERQWLKLSETTYTDPFGKTRTWETVKRTGNKKGVTADGVAVIAVLQRTLHYDCIVLVKQFRPPINGYCLEFPAGLIEENESAESAALRELKEETGYKGEVIECTPALCLDPGMSNSTTHIVSVIINGDEAENTRPKQNLEFVEVVSLPKNDLLQRIDELAAEEQLAVDARVYTYALALKHAAEKPLQVPFMKF; encoded by the exons ATGGCAGCTGAGACATCCACAGAAGTTGCAAAAACAGCTAAACAGTCCGTGCTTAAGGAAGAG GTCATTGTAGAAAGACAATGGTTGAAGCTTTCAGAAACAACTTACACTGATCCCTTTGGGAAAACCAG AACTTGGGAAACTGTAAAGCGTACTGGGAACAAAAAGGGAGTTACAGCTGATG GTGTGGCAGTGATAGCAGTGCTGCAGAGAACCCTGCACTACGACTGCATTGTCCTGGTGAAACAGTTCAGGCCCCCAATCAATGGCTACTGCTTGGAATTTCCTGCAG GCCTCATTGAGGAAAACGAGTCAGCAGAAAGTGCTGCGCTTCGAGAGCTGAAGGAGGAGACTGGGTACAAGGGGGAAGTCATTGAATGTACTCCAG CTCTGTGCTTGGACCCAGGAATGTCAAACAGCACAACACACATTGTGAGTGTCATCATAAATGGAGATGAGGCTGAGAACACGAGACCTAAGCAAAACCTTG AATTTGTGGAAGTTGTTTCACTTCCAAAGAATGACCTACTGCAAAGGATTGATG agctggcagcagaggagcagctggcagTAGATGCCAGGGTTTACACTTACGCCTTGGCTCTGAAGCACGCAGCAGAAAAACCGCTCCAAGTTCCTTTCATGAAGTTCTAG